A single window of Nicotiana sylvestris chromosome 5, ASM39365v2, whole genome shotgun sequence DNA harbors:
- the LOC104244293 gene encoding very-long-chain (3R)-3-hydroxyacyl-CoA dehydratase PASTICCINO 2A-like isoform X2 — protein MAGILTGLRRVYLIIYNWIVFFGWFQVFYLGVKTLIESGHEQVYDAVEKPLLFAQTAAFLEILHSLVGLVRSPISATLPQISSRLYVTWGILWSFPEVRTHILVSSLAISWCITEIIRYSFFGTKEAFGSAPAWLLWLRYSTFLLLYPTGITSEVGLIYNALPYMKESEKYAVRMPNRWNFSFDYYYAALVCLAIYVPGCPHLYRYMLGQRKKALSKTKKE, from the exons ATGGCTGGAATTTTAACAGGTCTAAGGCGTGTATATCTCATAATTTACAATTGGATTGTCTTTTTTGGATG GTTTCAAGTATTTTATTTAGGTGTGAAAACTTTGATAGAATCTGGGCATGAACAGGTCTATGATGCTGTTGAGAAGCCTCTGCTTTTTGCTCAAACTGCTGCCTTTTTGGAG ATACTTCATAGTCTAGTAG GTTTGGTAAGATCTCCAATATCAGCAACTCTGCCACAGATAAGTTCAAGATTATATGTAACCTGGGGAATTTTGTGGAGTTTCCCCGAG GTCCGTACTCATATACTTGTTAGTTCCCTAGCGATTAGCTGGTGTATAACAGAG ATTATTCGATATTCATTTTTTGGTACAAAGGAGGCATTCGGTTCTGCTCCTGCCTGGCTCTTGTGGCTAAG GTATAGTACCTTCTTGTTGTTGTACCCTACTGGCATCACAAGTGAAGTTGGTTTAATATATAATGCCCTGCCTTACATGAAG GAATCTGAAAAGTATGCTGTTAGGATGCCGAACAGATGGAATTTCTCTTTCGATTACTACTATGCAGCACTTGTTTGCCTTGCCATCTATGTCCCAGG GTGTCCTCACCTGTACAGATACATGCTTGGGCAGAGAAAGAAAGCACTCTctaaaacaaaaaaggaatag
- the LOC104244293 gene encoding very-long-chain (3R)-3-hydroxyacyl-CoA dehydratase PASTICCINO 2A-like isoform X1 — MAGILTGLRRVYLIIYNWIVFFGWFQVFYLGVKTLIESGHEQVYDAVEKPLLFAQTAAFLEILHSLVGLVRSPISATLPQISSRLYVTWGILWSFPEVRTHILVSSLAISWCITEIIRYSFFGTKEAFGSAPAWLLWLRYSTFLLLYPTGITSEVGLIYNALPYMKESEKYAVRMPNRWNFSFDYYYAALVCLAIYVPGKNLIILLLKASAFMARICRSVSLFVEFTTFLYKFFY; from the exons ATGGCTGGAATTTTAACAGGTCTAAGGCGTGTATATCTCATAATTTACAATTGGATTGTCTTTTTTGGATG GTTTCAAGTATTTTATTTAGGTGTGAAAACTTTGATAGAATCTGGGCATGAACAGGTCTATGATGCTGTTGAGAAGCCTCTGCTTTTTGCTCAAACTGCTGCCTTTTTGGAG ATACTTCATAGTCTAGTAG GTTTGGTAAGATCTCCAATATCAGCAACTCTGCCACAGATAAGTTCAAGATTATATGTAACCTGGGGAATTTTGTGGAGTTTCCCCGAG GTCCGTACTCATATACTTGTTAGTTCCCTAGCGATTAGCTGGTGTATAACAGAG ATTATTCGATATTCATTTTTTGGTACAAAGGAGGCATTCGGTTCTGCTCCTGCCTGGCTCTTGTGGCTAAG GTATAGTACCTTCTTGTTGTTGTACCCTACTGGCATCACAAGTGAAGTTGGTTTAATATATAATGCCCTGCCTTACATGAAG GAATCTGAAAAGTATGCTGTTAGGATGCCGAACAGATGGAATTTCTCTTTCGATTACTACTATGCAGCACTTGTTTGCCTTGCCATCTATGTCCCAGGAAAGAACCTTATCATTCTCTTACTAAAAGCATCTGCTTTTATGGCTCGCATATGTCGCTCTGTCTCTTTATTCGTCGAGTTTACTACATTTCTTTacaaatttttttattaa